The Carassius auratus strain Wakin chromosome 21, ASM336829v1, whole genome shotgun sequence sequence TagtgatataaaataatatatcagTATTGGTTGACACTGGATACACTACCGCTTTGTGGTCagtaagcttttttttctttttaatgaaatcaaTGCTTTTATTCTGTAGGcctgaattaaattgatcaaaaatgactggATTTGAACATATCACATGACTAGAATTGTAATATCAGTGTATCCCTAACCAGTTGTTTGCAGCCTATAAGACCCTTTGTTACTGTTGTACAATATTCCCAATTCAATCAGACAATCAGGATTCTCTAATAGCATCAAGGCTCCTATTCGTGCTCTGTCCTGAAAATAAGGTTGTCCTGACAGACATTCGTAAGATTCTCTTGGAGAAGATCTAGGATATTAACCACAAGCCTGAAGGTGACACAGATTTTCAAAGCAGTATAAAGAAGACATCTGTGTGAAAAAGAAGAACCACTAACCAGGAAAACTAGAACATGAAAGTGAGTCAATCATGAAGCTGAATTGCTAAAGAGATCAGATTCTTATCAGATCACAGCTGACATGAAAAATGAAGTGATGCAATAAGACACCTATTTCCTCAAGTGTTCATTTTTCATAACATGGATACCATACTCCAAACATCAGTGTTCAGCTCAAGTGAAGCACTTATTAAATGCACTCCCACTATCAAACTGGGAATACTGAGAACTCAGTGAGGTCACACTGAAAGCCTGGAAGTTTCCATGGTAACACAGCTGTATCTGAGAGGAGCTGACGTCTGAATGGGCGGATGGAGGTTTAAGGAATTTAGAGGAAATGGGTGGGCCGTCTACAAGGATTTAGCTTGGCTAATAGTAGCTGTTTGAAGAAACCAAAAAGCTGAAATAACAGcgatacagatacagataaaagcgatatatattatttatacccTTACACTTAaagaattggcaaaaaaaaaaaacctcaccatCACGCTATCCAAAATGCAGACGAGTTGGTCTTTATTGGAACAGACTTGGAGAAAtttggcattacatcacttgctcaacaatgcattctctgcagtgaatggatgccatcTGAATGAGAAttcaaactcacaaaaatctgataataacatcacaacaatttacaagtaatccacatgactgcagcccatcagttaatatcttgtgaaattaaaatgtgtttgtttgtaagaaGTAAATTTCTTATATTTTTACTGTTAACCATTGCTTCTTAGGAATTTACCAATCCCTAACAACACTTCCTCCAGggatcaaaatccaccaacatatttgtttagaactgttttggactgttttcacatataaacggtgcttgatctgtacatatttatcttctgattcagacaagattaccTTCACACTGGAGAAACCAATGTTATGGATGGAGGACTCGAATTTTACCCAGATGTAgtggtttgaagtaaaaaacaaaacaaataaaaaaaaaacatcctgggAAATTTATTACGAACTATTATAACtactacaatatttttttaagctCATTATGAATCTCATtatgatggtacccattcacatggtgagcaagtgatgtgatgctgaatttcttcaaatctgttctgatgaagaaacaaactcatctatatcttgaaCGACTGAAAGGTAAGTTACTTTTAATTTTTGAGTTGACTAAACCTTTAAAGCATATCCTGTTAAAAACTACTTTAATGAATAAGAGCTGATATCTAAATTAACCTTGAGAATGACAATGCACTGAAATTGTGTCcatcttaaaaaatttaatatttatgattatCGTCTGCTGCAGGGAAACAGGTTCTCCCATCACAGCTGCCATGGATCAAAACGTCACACTCAGTCAGATTTTATATGACTTAATCCATGGCAGCATATCAACTATGCTTCATCATGCAGAACACACCCACACAAACCatgcaacaaacacacaaaatctgaaatataaatcagCATTtccatgcattatatataaaagagCATCCACAGACCTCAAAAATATCCTCCTGTCACATATCCAACCACTTACGTTCAGTACAGGTAAGTGCGATGATGCTTCTTAAGATGATGATGAGTGCATGAGTATGCAGAAAACAAAAGCTCTCTCTGACTGCATTTGTCTAACCATCTCCTCTGCCTCTCGCTGCAGTGCAGACAAAAGCATCAGCGCTGCAGTGACAGGCCAGTGTGGGGCGACAGCCAAGGTAGAGCCCAGCCCATGCGTCTCTCTTTTCCAGAGAATAGGGAGAAAAAcacttcaaactgtttttttccctttcttaCATTGACAAATTTCAGTTTATCTTCTTATTGCTACTACACAGCAAACCagggcagacacacacacaaactcacatatTTTACCTTCAGTTTGGGTTTAAGAAACTTGGACATGGTAACAGGTGTCTCAGGGGTGGCTACATGGCGTaatgtaaaacaacattattggTAAAAAGTTGAAATTGGTTAATAAAAATAGAACTGGGACAAATATACaaaactagggctgcatgattaatagtattttaatcatgatttcTGCTCCTCTAAATTAATCAATCATGATCGTCTGCAATATTGGCCAGCTGGATATATTTTTCCTAAAAACGGAAGTGGCATACAGCCAGTCTGTGTTCCTTTAAGAGGCCGAAGTGCCATTTGATGCAAAACCTACAAATGTTGAACTGTATTCAATCCAAATATGAATCTCTTGAATACATTGTTTGTGATTGTGGTTGCAGAATAAAAGCAGCTATGTAATCCCTGTGCTAAAATACAAatactttgatgtttttatataaatgcaataatataatttagctttattaaagttaatattaGGAATTTCTCCATTTcagcttttgaaatatttttgaaaggttttaccagttcataatttaTTTAGTGTGATAATGTACatatgataaatataataattcaggACAAAATGGAAAAGGTACTGTGTATATGTTAACATTCTCTGGAATTATGTGCAATAATTCTTATCAAATGTAAACACAACTAAAATCTCAAATAAGAACAGTCATGATTAAAAATCACAATCATTTTGATTATGATTATCTGGTCAACcattatcatgcagccctaacaTAAACCATTTAATACAATCAAGGTCTGGTTAAATTCAGGCCTTTTTGAGCCAGGGTAGAGCATGCAGTATTATATCAGTTCATGCAATAACACAACACAGACCACAGGAAAGAGACCATCTGAATGATACATGTCAAAGTGACAGAATAGACCTGAATGCAAAATAAGGGTGTCCCTTAGAGCCTGGTAAATAAAGTAGACCTCTTCAGGCAGGTTTGTGTTACATCAGGATGCAATGTGAAACCAAAACAGACAATGGCACAACACACAGCCTTTGGACTGTTTTCTATCAGCCTTACAAGGCATCATCCTAAGGCAACAGTAACTGGTCTCTGAATAATATCTGCGTCATTATAGACACAGGGCTGCTATGAATTCAATAATCAAGAGTTGTTTGGCTTGTTTATTTCAGTGGCACCATAATGACCTGCACTAACTAATTTCTAATTCAGGATTGATGCAACAGCGTGAACCAAGAAGATTTCTAAAATATGGTTGATTTGAGCAACTTCTTGCCTTATTTATATGCAAAAACTAACTGCAAAACTAAACAAGAGAGAGGACCCTGACACTGGGAGGGGTCAACTAAAATAGTTACACAGCTGCACAAAGGCAACATGTCCCAAAGGAAACCCCCACCCTCCCTTATGAAGACCATGCATGTTATGAGTTACGTTATGAAAAAGAAGACCACACCCTTTGAAAGATTCTCAACCATTTCAGAATGCATGCCATCAGCCTTTGAAGAAACAGGATGAGGAGAACAATGGCCATCAATGTATTTGTTTCTGAAACACACTAGACTGTCTACACTGTTGTAAAGAGACCAACAAAAGGGTTAAATCCCAGACGCTGATATGAGAGGCATAGCCAGGTTATTTCATAATGCGCGGTTGCACAGAGGTACCAGATCTGAAAATAGGCCTCAAGTGCTGATTAAGGGCAACTAAAAATGTAACTGGAAAAGTCATATTATTAGAGATATGGCTTTTAGGTCTCATAGAGATTAGTTTCTGATTAGTGTCTGATTTTAAGaacataacattttatgtaacattcAGAACATTTTAACTACTGGTTTACtgcttttcacatttattttcatcTCTGGTGCCAGTTACTAATAATTTTCCagaactaaatttatttaaaaattttattgtatttgtatttgtttgagcATGTCACTTATTCCTTTATTttcttataattacatttatttattatttttgcaagctttgtccttaatttattattatcaggtCTGGTTTTAATATCAATCTGATTTTAATATCAAACAAATGACTTTCTCTACAAATTATAATGAATAAGGGGCCCAATATGAATATTGCAATTTATATGCAATGCATGCTAATGtctaaacacaaaaacattcatctttttgacTTCAGGAGCTTTTTTATTTGCTCAGCAGGGCTGTTGGCATGTCAGCAAGTGGGCGTGCATATTAAGTCACTGCTTCACTGTAGAAAAGTCTATGCCAGCTTCGAAAAGCAATGGTGCAAAGCGTTAAAATCTTGcaggtatttttttaaacactttgcaTAAGCCAGAACTTAAGTGCAGTACAGAACATAATATAGTGACAACATAACACACTATCCATTACACAGTTTAGCCAGAAAAGTGCAactgaattattaataaaatctttATGACCCACCTTGAAAGAGtttatacagcatatattttattttaataacagtcCAAACATTGTTATACCAGAGGTTTTCCAACATTCACAAGTTATAGGAATAAACCATTAACTAACCAAAACTCAAAGCtatgtttataataaacactgtacatTTAAGAAGACCATCAGTAAACAATAAAAGCCAAGCAAAAGCCCAGGCCTCATTTCAGAGAATTAATCCATTGACAGACCAAGAGAGTAACAGTCGCTGGGTGGATCCTCAACAGCCTAAATGCATATGTCTATAAATTAACATTAGCCAATGTAAATACCGAAATTGTGTATTCTGAATCGACGGAACAAGGCACACCGTTGAAAcgaatttattttctcttttttcttttggcaGAGCATTTGGAATTAAATGTCCCTATGCAGTTACACAGATTTAAATAAATCCCGCACAACGTTCTGTATCCGCGCATGTTTAGTTCATATCTAGCTGTGAATATAGGTTAACTTAGCTCTCTGCAGCTAATGACTCCTTTGGGCAGGGCAACGAAAAGCTTGTCTGAAAACGTATTTAAGTCATGATATTGGCATAACAAagtaataacagtacatttttagtCAAATGAGAGAGGCGTGCTGTTCTGTATACTATTAAACTGATGAAAATGGTCGTTGAAACGCCCAGCACGGCCCTCGGCATAGAAACGCGACATAAACCCAAGCATTCCCTTAGTTTTGAACTAACACGTCAAGGTATTgtgttttctttgtaaaaaaaaaaaaaatacacaactgTAAAACTGAGATGTTGTATAATGTCCTACCTTGCCGAAGGATTTGCTCTGTTTTTCTGGAGCTGGGGGACAACGGGTGGCGACCTCAACGAATGAAATAGCAGCGTAGCGCGAGAGATCGAATGGAACGCGCTGGAGCTGCGCGAGACGGTGACATCATTCACTGCAGCAACGAGCCGAAAGTTGACGGAAAAGGACGAAGCTGTCTAGTGCGCCCCATTGTGCTTTGAATCTCTGCGTtctacataaaacattatttctgtgtataacataaataaatgctgGCCTCATTTGATTTTTTAGTTTGCTGATGAACGTCAATTTTGGATAGTTTATCAATTTAATTGGGTGAATTTCCTGACTGTAGTGAATTTAATTGATTCTGTGTCTATTTGTTAAATTCCTGGCTGTACTCCTGGTCTGGAAAACACTGCCATAATAAATCAGATTTCTGCTGTATCATGGTGTTGAAAAATTAAATTTGCAAGAATGCCTATATAAAACAGGACAATAATCAAAAAAGACCAAATGACTGATATAAATTGGaatatacctgcacatacaattgtaaatttgtatattgttattccttatttacttttttctgtttttttttttttttgttctgttgctaTCAGTCTGTTGCACTTCGGAAGCTTCTGTcattaaaacaaattccttgtttaaacatacctggcaatataGCTAATTCTGATTTGATGAATGAACAATTACatttagttcagttcagttcaagtttatttttatagctcttttcatgatacaaatcgttgccaagcagctttacagaaaattaaggtTCTACAatgtatttagtagtagcttatcagtggtaaCTATGTcaaatatggcagaaatgtatggcaAAATTGAGTTAAATCTCAGGTCTTTGAAAGGGCTGGATCCACACTGTAATTCCTGGATGTCAATCCCTTGCAAGAATCAGACAAACAATTAGAGACATaattagtgtagctgctgttTCGACCAAGCAAAAACTATATGTTTAACCCATGGAATAAttatgtgcatttgatcagatataactgcagtgcAAGATTATGAGATATTCTAATGCTTTTCCAAAGagatgtttttaatctaaatttaaacaagatgtgtctgaaccctgaatgttatcaggaaggctatccCAAAGTTTTGGAGCCAAATGCGCAAAAGAcatcctttagtggactttggtAATACCAAAGTCCACAGTTTTGTGACTTacggagcgtgatggattgtagcatgaCAGAAGACTAGttaggagctaaaccattaagggccttgtaAGTAAACAGTTTCTGAAAAACAGCTTGACAGAGATGATCACAGtgataattatattttctgacataattatattttctggTACCTAATAGAACAGAGTAATACAGGTATTAAAggagatattttaaaaatatatatatatctaataatCAAGTATAGGAAAATATAAATATCCTAAAGAGAGAGAAGAGTGcttttgtaaacaaaaataaaaatggcacacAGTAAATAGAatacatgttttaaattaaactCAGACCTCATTTTATATAGGCTATCTTAACGGCCTATTCTTTTGACTTTGGCAGCTAATGGCTTGCAAATCACCCAAGTCTTCCAAAAGAGCCGTTCAAGGTGGTAACCAGTTTCTTTCCCAGCCCAGTAGGTGAGAACTGTTCTGTTTAACAGTTTTACAAATAATTGGCATTTTCTGAATGTCGATGTCCATTTTCTTCTGAAAGAGAAAAGGGGAGGGTACAGAAGATTTAGCAGAGAGgagaaatgtggcaaaatttgGCTCcaggaaaaaggaaaataataagtGTATAATAAAAGGATGACTAAATCTAAAGCtgaacatattattatttatttaaaacttttggtGTTTGGTGTGCAATTCGTTTAAGTTAAATCTCAGAAACCCTACAATGAAGAATCACCAAAATATATAAGCTAGTAAGTTGacgttttattctttttttgggAGGTGTTTAAATGCTGCTGCAAAGAAAAGCCCATCCCACAACCATCatgtaaacaaaacacaaatgtatctatTCACAGGTGATGTGTAAATCGCCCATTACCACCTTTTACAAGACCGAGAACCAGCAATCACCGCACTATAAAGCCCTTGCATGCAGAATCATTCATCACTCAGGTCAGGAACTTTGGTCTGTAAACAGAGCTGAAGAGATGCAATCGTGTGATTTCTGCGGATACGGCCCTGGCGAGAATACCCACGGTGTCTCATTCAAGTAAGTTTGCGAGCAGTTTGCCGTTTAGCAGTAAAACAAAACCATTCAGTTACTGATCATATTGTTCTCTCAGATTCCCTTTAAAAGAGGAACATCGTCGTCACTGGATAGTGAATATGGGGAAGGACGCGGAATGGACTCCATCTGGATCCTCGTCTCTGTGCTCCGCTCATTTCACTCCAGATTGCTTTGAATCCGGATCAGCGCGTTTACACTCAGACGCGATTCCGACTCTATTTAATTTCACACAGTCTAAGGtaaatctctatctatctatctatctatctctatctacAAACCACATACTTAAAATTAGGTTATTTAGAGCCTTAATTTTTTATGCCTAACCTTCCAACAGAAAATTTTAACAAACCATcaacaattatatttaaaaacgctacaactttttttgtttcagaatCAGATGCTAAAGGACACTGAAACTCTCCCACCACAGCAAGGATCTACCGAATCCTCTGAGTCTTCCAGATCATCCTGCTCTGACTGCCATAAGCATCTGCAGGCCGCGGAAAGAAATTACCAGCTGAAATTAGCTGCTGCTCAGCTTCAGATAAAAGAGTACAAGAAGAATCTAGCAGAGGAGTCACGGAAAGCAGCACAATGGCAGAAGCGAGCAATAGTTTTGCAGAGCGCTATCAGAGCAATGAAACAAAGGGGGTCAATACCTGCTTCAAGAAAAACATCTACACCTAAAAACAATCATTTGGACTGAAAGAACACATAGTCCACACAGCAATTTTCAAAATACTTATACATATAATTTACACTTTATATGTATACAAAATATTCTTACCAATTAAAAAATACACGTACTATTGCATTTTACATAAGCAACAGTGAACACAAGACAGGTCATGagttaaataaaagacaaaaaaagtgcaAGTTTAACTTTACACAAAAAGAATAATGGTtacagtaatttaaatgtatagcacCAACGGACATTTTACTACAGAAATTCTATGCTGTCAGTCTACTGACAACAACAATGTAACATTGAATAAAAAGATGTTTCTGCATTGTTACGATATAGATATATTCACATAATGACCCTGctataattaaaaacaactttggctgaaaaataaaatgataaatcctGAGTTTGTTGTCATTTTGTCTCTTAAACCAACTCGAGTACTATgctaa is a genomic window containing:
- the LOC113038819 gene encoding THAP domain-containing protein 4, with amino-acid sequence MCKSPITTFYKTENQQSPHYKALACRIIHHSGQELWSVNRAEEMQSCDFCGYGPGENTHGVSFKFPLKEEHRRHWIVNMGKDAEWTPSGSSSLCSAHFTPDCFESGSARLHSDAIPTLFNFTQSKNQMLKDTETLPPQQGSTESSESSRSSCSDCHKHLQAAERNYQLKLAAAQLQIKEYKKNLAEESRKAAQWQKRAIVLQSAIRAMKQRGSIPASRKTSTPKNNHLD